A genomic region of Macaca thibetana thibetana isolate TM-01 chromosome 14, ASM2454274v1, whole genome shotgun sequence contains the following coding sequences:
- the LOC126936435 gene encoding olfactory receptor 4X1-like has product TTAATKNVTEIIFLGFSQNQNEQRVISVMFLLMCTAVVPGNGLIVVNILASKGLTSPMYFLLSYVSFVEICYCSVVAPKLIFDSFIKWKVIFLFPPDDGGSISVVSFSVRIASYLIILHSLRSHNWEARRRELSTCASHITVVGLFFMPCSFVCMRPCVTLPADKIVAVFYTVVTPLLNPVIYSFRNAEAKNAMRRRGGRKVIREEK; this is encoded by the coding sequence ACTACGGCTGCTACAAAAAATGTGACTGAAATAATTTTCCTGGGATTTTCCCAGAATCAGAATGAACAGAGGGTCATTTCTGTGATGTTTCTCCTCATGTGCACAGCCGTTGTGCCGGGCAATGGCCTCATTGTGGTGAACATCCTGGCCAGCAAAGGGCTCACCTCCCCCATGTATTTCTTGCTCAGCTACGTATCCTTTGTGGAGATCTGTTACTGTTCTGTCGTGGCCCCCAAGCTTATCTTCGACTCTTTTATCAAGTGGAAAGTAATTTTCCTCTTTCCGCCGGATGATGGCGGCTCCATCTCTGTGGTCAGCTTCTCGGTGCGGATAGCTTCCTACCTGATCATCCTGCACTCCCTGAGGAGCCACAACTGGGAGGCCCGGCGCAGGGAACTCTCCACCTGTGCCTCTCATATCACAGTTGTGGGCCTGTTCTTCATGCCTTGCTCCTTTGTCTGCATGAGGCCCTGTGTCACCCTCCCTGCAGATAAGATAGTCGCCGTATTTTACACGGTGGTCACACCTCTCTTAAACCCCGTCATTTACTCCTTTAGGAATGCTGAAGCGAAAAACGCCATGAGGAGACGCGGTGGGAGAAAAGTAATTCGGGAAGAGAAGTAG